The Mycolicibacterium mageritense genome contains a region encoding:
- the cobG gene encoding precorrin-3B synthase, producing MARTRDHDACPGALTVHRAADGALVRIRLAGGMISAPQLATLAGIAKDFGSDAMELTSRGNIQLRALTDTDAVAAALTGAGLLPSTTHERVRNIVASPLSGRAGGLADVRGLVGDLDAAIQAAPVLAELPGRFWFSLDDGRGDVSGLAADVGIHLVEPGEAALVLAGTDTGVRLAPADTVATLTGIAERFAGIRGKAWRVAELDDASELLAGLPVTAEPGAQWPPTVRPPVGWIAQADDRVALGAALPLGVLQARVAEFLAAVEAPLVITPWRSVLLCDLSEEVAEVAVRVLAPMGLVFDENSPWLDVSACTGSPGCAKSIADVRGDAAEAVQTPTGTHRHFVGCERACGSPAVGEVLVATADGYRAREEQDGYRAREEQDP from the coding sequence CCAGAGACCACGACGCCTGCCCGGGTGCCCTCACGGTGCACCGGGCCGCCGATGGCGCCCTGGTCCGGATCCGGCTGGCCGGTGGCATGATCTCCGCGCCGCAACTTGCGACGCTTGCCGGGATCGCCAAGGACTTCGGTTCGGACGCAATGGAACTCACGTCGCGCGGCAACATCCAGCTGCGGGCGCTGACCGATACCGACGCCGTGGCGGCAGCACTGACCGGCGCGGGCCTGTTGCCGTCGACCACGCACGAGCGGGTCCGCAACATCGTCGCCTCACCGCTGTCGGGACGGGCCGGCGGCCTCGCCGATGTGCGCGGTCTGGTGGGTGATCTGGACGCCGCGATCCAGGCCGCACCGGTTTTGGCCGAACTGCCGGGACGGTTCTGGTTCAGCCTCGACGACGGGCGCGGCGACGTCTCGGGGCTGGCCGCGGACGTGGGCATCCACCTGGTCGAACCCGGCGAGGCCGCGTTGGTGCTGGCGGGCACGGACACCGGGGTGCGGCTGGCCCCCGCGGACACGGTCGCGACGCTGACCGGCATCGCGGAGCGCTTCGCAGGCATCCGCGGGAAGGCATGGCGGGTGGCCGAACTCGACGATGCGAGTGAACTGCTGGCAGGCCTGCCCGTCACCGCCGAACCGGGTGCGCAGTGGCCGCCGACCGTACGCCCGCCCGTCGGTTGGATCGCGCAGGCCGACGACCGGGTCGCCCTCGGCGCCGCCCTGCCGCTGGGGGTACTGCAGGCCAGGGTCGCCGAGTTTCTCGCCGCAGTCGAGGCCCCGCTGGTGATCACGCCGTGGCGTTCGGTCTTGCTCTGCGACCTCTCCGAAGAGGTCGCGGAGGTTGCGGTACGCGTGCTGGCCCCCATGGGCCTGGTGTTCGACGAGAACTCGCCGTGGCTCGACGTCAGTGCCTGCACCGGCAGCCCGGGATGCGCGAAGTCGATCGCCGACGTGCGGGGCGATGCCGCCGAGGCCGTTCAGACCCCGACCGGGACGCACCGGCATTTCGTCGGCTGCGAACGCGCGTGCGGCAGCCCCGCGGTCGGTGAGGTGCTCGTTGCGACCGCGGACGGGTACCGCGCACGTGAGGAGCAAGACGGATACCGCGCACGTGAGGAGCAAGACCCGTAG
- a CDS encoding precorrin-8X methylmutase produces MLDYIRDAAEIYRQSFATIRAEAELSRFPADVARVVVRLIHTCGQVDVADHVAFTDEVVERAHAALAAGAPILCDSSMVAAGITRSRLPAANDVVSLVADPRAPELAERLGFTRSAAAVDLWADRLGGAVVAVGNAPTALFRLLELLDDGAPVPAAVLGGPVGFVGSAQSKQELIDHPRGMSYLVVTGRRGGSAMAAAAVNAIASERE; encoded by the coding sequence GTGCTCGACTACATCCGTGACGCCGCCGAGATCTACCGGCAGAGCTTCGCGACGATCCGCGCCGAGGCCGAGTTGTCCCGTTTCCCGGCAGACGTCGCGCGCGTGGTGGTCCGGTTGATCCACACGTGCGGTCAGGTCGACGTGGCCGACCACGTGGCATTCACCGACGAGGTCGTCGAGCGGGCCCATGCAGCGCTGGCCGCGGGTGCGCCGATCCTGTGCGACTCGTCGATGGTCGCGGCGGGCATCACCCGCTCGCGCCTGCCTGCAGCCAACGACGTGGTGTCGCTGGTCGCCGACCCGCGCGCGCCCGAATTGGCGGAGCGGCTGGGCTTCACCCGGTCGGCGGCCGCGGTCGACTTGTGGGCGGACCGGCTCGGCGGCGCCGTGGTGGCCGTCGGCAATGCCCCGACGGCGTTGTTCCGGCTGCTGGAACTGCTCGACGACGGGGCTCCCGTGCCCGCCGCCGTGCTCGGCGGGCCGGTCGGTTTCGTGGGATCGGCCCAGTCCAAGCAGGAACTGATCGACCATCCCCGCGGGATGTCCTACCTGGTGGTGACCGGCCGGCGGGGTGGCAGCGCCATGGCCGCCGCGGCTGTCAACGCGATTGCGAGTGAACGCGAATGA
- a CDS encoding precorrin-2 C(20)-methyltransferase has translation MRGTLYGVGLGPGDPELVTVKAARVIGEADVVAYHSARHGHSIARGIAAPYLRPGQVEEHLVYPVTTETTDHPGGYAGAMEDFYAEAAERIATHLDAGRSVALLAEGDPLFYSSYMHMHTRLTSRFDAVIIPGVTSVSAAAAATGTPLVQGDEVLTILPGTLAPDELKRRLADTDAAVVLKLGRSYPAVREALSSTGRLDQAFYVERASTERQRVSPAGEVDAAKVPYFSLAMLPGSMTKPERTGSVVVIGLGPGDGDWMTPQSRRELAEATDLIGYFPYLERVGLRAGQRHHPSDNTDEPARARLACELAQEGKVVAVVSSGDPGVFAMATAVLEEAKQWPDVPVRVIPAMTAAQAVASRVGAPLGHDYAVISLSDRLKPWDVIAERLTAAAKADLVLAIYNPASKTRTWQVGAMRELLLEHRDPSTPVIIGRRVSGAAPGPDESVTVVRLADLDPARVDMRCLLIIGSSQTQWYSYQDQDRVFTPRTYPS, from the coding sequence ATGAGAGGAACGCTCTACGGTGTCGGCCTCGGGCCCGGCGACCCGGAGTTGGTGACGGTCAAGGCCGCGCGCGTGATCGGTGAGGCCGACGTGGTGGCCTATCACAGCGCCCGGCACGGCCACAGCATCGCGCGCGGTATCGCCGCGCCGTATCTGCGGCCCGGCCAGGTCGAGGAGCACCTGGTGTATCCGGTGACCACCGAGACCACCGACCACCCGGGCGGCTACGCGGGCGCCATGGAGGACTTCTACGCCGAGGCCGCCGAGCGGATCGCGACGCACCTGGACGCGGGCCGCAGCGTGGCCCTGCTCGCCGAGGGCGACCCGCTGTTCTACAGCTCGTACATGCACATGCACACGCGGTTGACGTCGCGGTTCGACGCGGTCATCATTCCCGGTGTCACGTCGGTCAGCGCGGCCGCGGCCGCCACCGGAACTCCGCTCGTGCAGGGCGACGAGGTGCTGACCATCCTGCCCGGCACCTTGGCGCCCGATGAGCTCAAGCGCCGCCTCGCCGACACCGACGCCGCCGTGGTGCTCAAGCTGGGCCGGTCGTATCCGGCTGTGCGGGAAGCGCTTTCGTCGACCGGTCGGCTCGACCAGGCGTTCTACGTCGAGCGGGCGTCGACCGAGCGGCAGCGGGTGTCACCGGCCGGCGAGGTCGACGCGGCCAAGGTGCCGTACTTCTCGCTGGCGATGCTGCCAGGCAGCATGACCAAGCCCGAGCGCACCGGCAGCGTCGTGGTGATCGGCCTGGGACCGGGCGACGGTGACTGGATGACGCCGCAGAGCCGTCGCGAACTGGCCGAGGCCACCGACCTCATCGGCTACTTCCCGTATCTCGAGCGGGTCGGGCTGCGGGCCGGTCAGCGCCACCACCCCAGCGACAACACCGACGAACCGGCCCGGGCACGGCTGGCCTGCGAACTGGCCCAGGAGGGCAAGGTGGTCGCCGTGGTGTCCTCTGGCGATCCGGGGGTTTTCGCCATGGCGACCGCCGTCTTGGAGGAAGCCAAGCAGTGGCCGGACGTACCGGTCCGGGTGATCCCGGCGATGACGGCCGCGCAGGCCGTCGCGAGCCGCGTCGGCGCACCCCTCGGCCACGACTACGCGGTGATCTCGCTGTCGGACCGGCTCAAGCCGTGGGACGTGATCGCCGAGCGGTTGACGGCCGCCGCGAAGGCCGACCTGGTGCTGGCGATCTACAACCCGGCCTCGAAGACCCGCACCTGGCAGGTGGGCGCGATGCGCGAGTTGCTGCTCGAGCACCGTGACCCCAGCACCCCGGTGATCATCGGCCGACGGGTTTCGGGTGCCGCACCCGGCCCCGACGAGAGCGTGACCGTGGTGCGGTTGGCAGACCTGGATCCCGCGCGGGTCGACATGCGCTGCCTGTTGATCATCGGCTCGTCGCAGACCCAGTGGTACAGCTATCAGGACCAGGACCGGGTCTTCACCCCGCGCACCTATCCGAGTTGA
- a CDS encoding phosphotransferase family protein — MTTTAPLPRSIPGHPEDVTAEWLSAVLATEVNTVETAPIGTGQTGATYRVTVTYPGPTELPATFAVKLPAQDDTVRDRVVIGYRSEHAFYTDVAAHVDIPVPRCHHCEIAGEGSDFVLLLDDMAPAVQGDQIAGCTVDEAILGVRALAGLHGPTWCGEQWASFPGVAMPKPDPDSAKGFGDVAKMAADITLERLGDRMSPENRETLYAAMSVVTPWLMSEPDRFAVLHGDYRLDNMLFDPDRTRITVVDWQTLGAGLPARDLSYFTATSLLPEIRAAVDNDLVDQYHGTLLTYGVTGYDRETCWRDYRLGMLQVPLITVLGCAFATSTERGDDMMVVMAERGCQAIRDLDTLELIA, encoded by the coding sequence ATGACGACGACGGCACCACTGCCCCGGTCCATCCCGGGCCACCCCGAGGACGTGACCGCGGAGTGGCTGTCGGCCGTGCTGGCCACCGAGGTCAACACCGTCGAAACCGCGCCGATCGGGACGGGCCAGACCGGCGCGACCTACCGGGTGACGGTGACCTACCCCGGTCCGACCGAACTGCCCGCGACGTTCGCGGTCAAACTCCCGGCGCAGGACGACACCGTGCGGGACCGGGTGGTCATCGGTTACCGGTCCGAGCACGCGTTCTACACCGATGTCGCCGCGCACGTGGACATTCCCGTGCCGCGCTGCCATCACTGCGAGATCGCCGGCGAGGGAAGCGATTTCGTGCTGCTGCTCGACGACATGGCGCCCGCGGTGCAGGGCGATCAGATCGCGGGCTGCACAGTCGACGAAGCGATCCTCGGGGTACGTGCCCTGGCCGGCCTGCACGGGCCGACCTGGTGCGGCGAGCAGTGGGCCAGCTTTCCCGGTGTCGCGATGCCCAAGCCCGATCCGGATTCGGCGAAGGGCTTCGGGGACGTCGCGAAGATGGCGGCCGACATCACCCTGGAGCGGCTGGGCGATCGGATGAGTCCGGAGAATCGCGAAACCCTGTATGCCGCAATGTCGGTCGTGACGCCGTGGTTGATGTCCGAGCCGGATCGGTTCGCGGTCCTGCACGGCGACTACCGACTCGACAACATGCTGTTCGACCCGGACCGGACCCGGATCACCGTGGTCGATTGGCAGACGCTCGGCGCAGGCTTGCCGGCCCGCGACCTGTCCTACTTCACCGCCACGAGCCTGCTCCCGGAGATCCGCGCGGCCGTCGACAACGACCTGGTCGACCAATACCACGGCACGCTGCTGACGTACGGTGTCACCGGGTACGACCGCGAAACATGTTGGCGCGACTACCGGTTGGGCATGCTGCAGGTGCCGTTGATCACGGTGCTCGGCTGCGCCTTCGCGACCTCGACCGAGCGGGGCGACGACATGATGGTGGTGATGGCCGAACGGGGTTGTCAGGCTATCCGCGACCTGGACACCCTTGAGCTGATCGCCTGA
- a CDS encoding cobalt-precorrin-6A reductase gives MKLLLLGGTGEARALAAALHPDVEVISSLAGRVPDPALPVGAVRIGGFGGVDGMRQWLRAAAIDAVVDATHPFAATITAHAAQVCADLALPHLVLARPAWSPGSAVVVGSDVEAAETVADNRYSRVFLTTGRSGTRAFKDVDAWFLIRAVTAPDAATLPAHHELLLSRGPYHYEGELALLREHRIDALVTKNSGGAMTQPKLDAAATAGVPVIMVDRPLLPAGVQAVGTVAEAVDWVRRSAQGCPGRG, from the coding sequence GTGAAGCTCCTGCTGCTCGGCGGCACCGGCGAAGCCCGCGCGTTGGCGGCCGCGCTGCATCCCGATGTCGAGGTGATCAGTTCCCTGGCCGGACGGGTGCCCGATCCCGCGCTGCCGGTCGGTGCGGTCCGCATCGGCGGGTTCGGTGGCGTCGACGGCATGCGGCAGTGGCTGCGGGCCGCGGCGATCGACGCTGTTGTCGATGCGACGCATCCCTTCGCGGCAACCATCACCGCACATGCCGCGCAGGTCTGCGCCGACCTGGCCCTGCCGCATCTGGTTCTGGCCCGCCCGGCCTGGTCGCCCGGTTCGGCGGTCGTGGTGGGATCGGACGTCGAGGCCGCCGAAACCGTTGCCGACAACCGGTATTCGCGAGTATTCCTGACGACGGGCCGGTCCGGCACCCGCGCGTTCAAAGACGTCGACGCCTGGTTTCTCATCCGTGCGGTCACCGCGCCCGACGCCGCGACCCTGCCGGCCCACCACGAACTGCTGCTGTCGCGGGGTCCGTATCACTACGAGGGGGAGCTGGCACTGCTGCGCGAGCACCGCATCGACGCCCTGGTGACGAAGAACAGCGGCGGCGCGATGACGCAGCCCAAGCTCGACGCCGCGGCGACGGCCGGGGTACCCGTGATCATGGTGGACCGGCCGCTGTTGCCGGCCGGCGTGCAGGCCGTGGGCACCGTCGCCGAGGCCGTCGACTGGGTCAGGCGATCAGCTCAAGGGTGTCCAGGTCGCGGATAG